The genomic DNA GATTTTAACAACCCGCCAGCCAGCATTACCGTCATGGCGCAATTGGAAGTGGGACAAAGGATTACGGCAAAACCCGCTTCCAAAGACTACGGCGCTTTGACCGTGGGGATTGACAGCAAGTATCAAGCCAAAATTACCCGCAAAGTCAAAAAAGAGATGTTTATACCCCGGCCCAAAGTTGACTCTTGCGTAATACATTTGGCTTATCGCCCGTATAAAATAGACGATTATGGTTTTTTCAAAAGAACGGTAAAAAGCGCGTTCAGCGCGCGCAGAAAACAGCTTATAAACAACCTATCCGCCGAGTTTGGCCTGGCCAAAGATGTTTTAAAAGACATCTTGCAATCAATTAACCTGGACGCCAATATCCGCGGGGAGATGTTAAATACCCGACAGTTTATAGATTTATCGGCTGCCTTAAAAAAATACATCCAAAACAAATAAAAAGCCGTCTTATCTTGGGCGGGGGTTATTAAATGAACATTAATTCAAACAAAAATTTTATAAACTTAATAAACTTATAATAAAATAATTATTAATAAAATAATTATAATATTCAATAAAAAACCCAAAACCAAAAAACGCCTTTCAATCTTAAAGTTAAGGGCGTTTGTTTTGTTTATAGCTGATGAAATTTTTTATGGCGTTTTAGGCAATATTGCCAAACGGCATTATTTGCCTAAGTTTTCACATTATTTGCATTTTTTGGCATATAAATTACTGATATGTATTCGTATTACGACCTAAGGGTTGACATCCAATACTTGACAAGGATGGGCGCGGACCTTTTGTACATAGGCAACACGGTTTTGGGCCGGCCTATCCCGGCGCTTCATATCGGGGATTATTCGCCCAACCAAATACTTATCCAAGGCGGCGTCCATGCTAGAGAGCATATCACATCCCAGCTTATAGTGGAGCTTATATATTATGTGTTAAGACCTCATGGGACTGATTTTGGCGGGGGCGGGATGTATTTTGTGCCTATGGTGAATATTGACGGCGTTATGCTTTGCCAATTTGGGCTTGCGGAAGCGCCGCAATCTTTGCATGAGTTTTTGCTGAACATAAACGGCGGCAGCGACGATTTTTCGCTTTGGAAAGCCAACATAAACGCCGTGGATATAAACACCAATTTTCCGGCGCGCTGGGGAACGGGCGTTCAGAATGTGTTTTCGCCCGCGCCGTCGGATTATGTGGGACCCTATCCGGCGTCCGAGCCCGAGACGCGCGCGCTTATGGATATAACTTTAAGGGTTTATCCGCAGCTTACCATAAGCTACCACGCTCGCGGGCAAGAGATTTATTGGCAATTTTATCAGCAAGAGCCCAACCTCTCGCGCGATAGGGCGATAGGCCAAGTCTTTAGCGAGCTTACCACCTATGCCCTAATAGACGGGGCATTGGGCAGCGCGGGCGGATACAAAGATTGGTGCATTCAAGATTTTTTTATTCCGGCTTATACTTTTGAAATAGTTGACGCATCCTATCCTTATCCAATAGACTATATAGCGTTAGAAGAAGATTGGGAGCTTAACAAGCTTGTGCCCATTACCGCGTTAAACCAAGCAAAAGCGGTTTTTGGCTAAAAATATTTTTTTAACCCTTATATCATTTTTTAAAAAACAATCTATTGCGATAAGGTTGATGCCAATGACAGACGAACAATTTATGCTGATAGCGCTACAGGAGGCAAAAAAAGCCCTGAAGACCAAAGACGTGCCCGTGGGCGCCGTCATTGTCAAGGACGGAAAGATTATATCCAAAGGACATAACGAGCGCGAAAAACATAACGACGCCACAGCGCACGCCGAGATCGTGGCAATACGCCGCGCCAACAAAAAACTCAAGTCTTGGTATTTGGACGGGTGCGTTTTGTATGTGACCATGGAGCCGTGCGTCATGTGCGCGGGCGCGATTATCAACTCGCGCATAGATAAAATCGTCTTTGGCGCCTCGGACTTTAGGTTTGGCTGCTGCGGGACGCTGTATAATTTGCCCGAGGACGAGCGTTTTAACCACAGGGCGCGGGTGGTAAGCGGCGTTTTGCACGAACAGTGCGCCAAACTGCTTACCGATTTTTTTAAAGATTTAAGAGAAAAGCAATCCCGACAAACAAAAGAGTAAACTATCATTTATAGCCAAAAAAATGCTATATTTTAGGCGAAAAAGAGTTTTTTGAGGCCTTGGGCGCTTGTTATCGCCTTTGGTTGTAAATTATTGACATTATTTTTTAAAGGTAATAAAATAAGAATATGGTCCAGGATTTTTGCGGTGTGATCCTAAGGGTAGACAATCCTAACTTTAAACGCAGCCCCTCTTACGAGATAAAAATTTGGGGCAAGTCAATCTTAGAATGGGTGTCTTCCGTATTTTGGGAAGAGCCCATTATTTATGCCGACATAACGGGCAACGAAAAGTC from Clostridiales bacterium includes the following:
- a CDS encoding nucleoside deaminase: MPMTDEQFMLIALQEAKKALKTKDVPVGAVIVKDGKIISKGHNEREKHNDATAHAEIVAIRRANKKLKSWYLDGCVLYVTMEPCVMCAGAIINSRIDKIVFGASDFRFGCCGTLYNLPEDERFNHRARVVSGVLHEQCAKLLTDFFKDLREKQSRQTKE
- a CDS encoding 16S rRNA (adenine(1518)-N(6)/adenine(1519)-N(6))-dimethyltransferase, giving the protein DFNNPPASITVMAQLEVGQRITAKPASKDYGALTVGIDSKYQAKITRKVKKEMFIPRPKVDSCVIHLAYRPYKIDDYGFFKRTVKSAFSARRKQLINNLSAEFGLAKDVLKDILQSINLDANIRGEMLNTRQFIDLSAALKKYIQNK